Proteins encoded by one window of Bombus pyrosoma isolate SC7728 unplaced genomic scaffold, ASM1482585v1 HiC_scaffold_4710, whole genome shotgun sequence:
- the LOC122577443 gene encoding uncharacterized protein LOC122577443, translated as MMSTKKRSRKSDADKPSRTKQLVTWIKKVRCKKFMCCQNRRRDLRIEAMLTCTLLKAENQLRIQQSSKALKLQQLKRQCLKKAKYSNYELCSDEDRENQRNLWKESSCPELSSLDDFMSKVAEVKVPLQR; from the coding sequence ATGATGAGCACTAAGAAGAGATCTCGAAAATCTGACGCCGACAAGCCAAGTCGTACTAAACAATTAGTAACTTGGATTAAAAAAGTTCGctgtaaaaaatttatgtgTTGCCAAAATCGCAGACGCGATTTACGGATTGAAGCAATGCTGACGTGTACTCTTTTAAAAGCTGAAAATCAGTTACGCATCCAACAATCATCTAAAGCTTTAAAATTGCAGCAACTTAAAAGACAATGTTTGAAGAAggcaaaatattcaaattatgaaCTTTGCAGTGATGAAGACAGGGAAAATCAGAGAAATCTCTGGAAAGAGTCATCGTGCCCTGAATTAAGCAGTTTAGACGATTTCATGTCTAAAGTGGCAGAAGTAAAAGTACCATTACAACGCTGA